A section of the Deltaproteobacteria bacterium genome encodes:
- a CDS encoding AAA family ATPase yields the protein MSYLSFYGLQSQPFSNSPDNRFYFGSEQHAEALLRLEYAVDSMKGLAVLIGDIGTGKTTLARRMLDELSEETYESALLIIIHSSVTAEWLLKKISVQLGVQNIADSKVEILGQLYHRLVEIHEEGRKPVVLIDEAQMLNSRELMEEFRGLLNIEDNQGKLLSFVFFGMPGLNDCLALDPPLEQRVAFKYKLKSLDPDATEAYIQHRLKIVGCERDLFTPEAYHAIHEYSRGIPRLINTLCDNALFEGFLIKKETVDRDLIVEIAKDLDLEKRPSILLDDTENEVDDLIKRIGK from the coding sequence ATGAGTTACCTTTCTTTTTATGGCTTGCAGAGCCAACCCTTTTCCAATTCCCCGGACAATCGATTCTATTTCGGCAGTGAACAGCATGCCGAAGCCCTGCTTCGTCTTGAGTATGCCGTCGACTCCATGAAGGGGCTTGCCGTCCTCATCGGGGACATCGGTACGGGCAAGACGACCTTGGCCCGGCGGATGCTGGATGAGCTTTCCGAAGAAACCTACGAATCGGCGTTGTTGATTATTATCCATTCAAGCGTCACGGCGGAATGGCTTCTCAAAAAAATCTCGGTACAGTTAGGTGTGCAGAACATTGCCGACAGCAAAGTCGAGATTCTGGGACAACTCTATCATCGGCTCGTGGAGATCCACGAAGAGGGGCGAAAGCCCGTCGTATTGATCGATGAGGCCCAGATGCTGAACAGTCGGGAGTTAATGGAAGAGTTCCGGGGGTTACTGAACATCGAGGATAACCAGGGCAAGCTGCTCTCTTTTGTATTCTTCGGCATGCCCGGTTTAAATGATTGTCTGGCCCTGGATCCCCCTCTGGAGCAACGAGTGGCCTTCAAGTACAAGCTGAAATCCCTCGATCCCGATGCCACGGAGGCTTATATACAACATCGTCTGAAGATTGTCGGGTGTGAACGGGACCTCTTTACACCGGAGGCTTACCATGCCATTCATGAATATTCCCGGGGGATTCCTCGCCTGATTAATACGCTCTGTGACAATGCCCTCTTTGAAGGTTTCCTGATCAAGAAAGAAACGGTCGACCGGGACCTGATCGTAGAGATTGCCAAAGATCTCGATCTGGAAAAACGGCCGAGCAT
- a CDS encoding lipoate--protein ligase family protein, whose protein sequence is MDSSTTNTWSFLDTGSHDAFFNMAVDEVLLSRMKEQDARPVLRFYTWSRPSITIGYFQKVVDEFNLRDCESRGWNVVRRLTGGRAVFHHQELTYSILLPRSAPGAGGSVLESYRMLSNGLLNGLRLLGLDVELVSFHKKRQRRQRAGGRSPNCFDSPSWYEITVGGKKLVGSAQRRMSYGILQQGSILISMAGQREFNEVLQRSTDKKRKKTGEGMTSITDILKGFHETDLLKESLIRGFRKALGVEFLQTKLTRKEWKETGRLGRERYRSQEWNWYGKS, encoded by the coding sequence ATGGATAGCAGCACAACGAATACTTGGTCCTTCCTTGATACAGGTTCCCATGACGCCTTTTTCAATATGGCCGTCGATGAGGTCCTCCTTTCCCGGATGAAGGAACAGGATGCCCGTCCGGTTCTCCGTTTCTATACATGGTCCAGACCCTCCATTACCATCGGTTATTTCCAGAAGGTGGTTGACGAATTTAATCTCCGGGACTGCGAGTCCCGCGGCTGGAATGTTGTCCGGCGCCTGACGGGCGGCCGGGCCGTTTTCCATCATCAGGAGCTGACCTACAGTATCCTGCTGCCCCGTTCCGCCCCGGGAGCGGGGGGAAGCGTCCTTGAGAGTTATCGCATGCTCAGCAACGGACTTCTGAACGGTCTTCGACTTTTAGGACTCGATGTCGAACTGGTTTCTTTTCACAAAAAGAGACAACGTCGGCAGCGGGCCGGGGGGCGTTCTCCGAACTGTTTCGATTCCCCTTCCTGGTATGAGATTACCGTGGGAGGGAAAAAACTGGTCGGAAGCGCCCAACGGCGCATGTCCTACGGTATCCTGCAGCAGGGGTCCATTCTGATCTCTATGGCGGGGCAAAGAGAATTTAATGAAGTTTTGCAGAGATCGACCGATAAGAAACGTAAGAAGACCGGAGAGGGAATGACCTCCATCACGGACATTTTAAAGGGGTTCCATGAGACTGATCTGCTGAAAGAATCGCTGATCCGGGGTTTTCGGAAGGCCTTGGGAGTCGAGTTTCTGCAGACGAAATTGACCCGGAAGGAATGGAAAGAGACCGGCCGGCTCGGCCGGGAACGCTACCGTTCCCAGGAGTGGAACTGGTACGGGAAATCCTGA
- a CDS encoding ABC transporter substrate-binding protein: MTTTLELSGKEKFTRTGVGTLFFLFFCLAACMPVQTHRVREEGLARADASFQQGHYRKVVHLYQSYLTRHPGQALPAGAALNFGRSYYFLHEPDKARRILQALMESTPGASEAGQAKLLTAKIAVESNRDEEALALLRSLLRTAKDRELSARGYLLRGEIFLHRDDPELALSQFKKAVFLVGTGPTGRTIYDEMADAMGRSLTDDQLRQMRREAPGEFPGGVALYVMGKRAWKKGNYFRASRIFKNFIERFPGHPLRDEADRFVVQEGNLESIRNLRIGCIVPQSGPLKGVGRQVLQGVRLSLDNFNTLFGEEKVSLAVRDSKGDPRRAASEMTSLAKDPNVVSVIGPVTSRSVVEASTVADKNGLPMITPTATAEGIGDLGKEVFRNAMTNEAQARTIARFAVAQRDLHSFAVLYPDDNYGRELAKLFEEEVNNLGGEVFCRISYPRGAVDFGPEIRKIVDADIAGILSRYSDMIDLTEYPMEEWHKNYYPSFDALYMPGYADDVGLIAPQLAFYNIEHVQLLGSHNWDSPELIHRGERFVEGAVFTDGFFAGSNHTDIAEFVQAYRHAYGEEPTLFTAQAYDAAEMILQALFRGGRTRDDIRQGLESFRNYPGISGLTRVLPNGEMEKELFLIQVHKGSLEQIN; the protein is encoded by the coding sequence GTGACGACGACCCTCGAGCTTTCCGGAAAAGAGAAGTTCACGCGGACAGGGGTAGGGACCCTTTTCTTTCTGTTCTTCTGTCTGGCGGCATGTATGCCGGTGCAGACGCATCGTGTCCGGGAAGAGGGACTGGCCCGGGCGGATGCGTCCTTTCAGCAGGGGCACTACCGGAAGGTCGTCCATCTTTATCAATCCTATCTTACCCGGCATCCGGGACAAGCACTTCCAGCCGGTGCGGCATTAAATTTCGGACGTTCCTATTATTTTCTCCACGAACCGGACAAGGCTCGTCGTATTCTTCAGGCCCTGATGGAGTCCACCCCCGGGGCCTCCGAGGCGGGGCAGGCCAAACTCCTGACGGCAAAAATCGCCGTGGAGTCGAATCGGGATGAGGAAGCGTTGGCATTATTACGCTCCCTCCTCCGTACGGCAAAGGACCGGGAACTGTCGGCACGGGGATATCTGCTGCGGGGGGAGATCTTTCTGCATCGGGATGATCCGGAGCTGGCCCTGTCGCAGTTTAAGAAGGCAGTCTTTCTGGTCGGGACAGGTCCGACAGGACGGACGATTTATGACGAGATGGCGGATGCCATGGGCCGATCGCTGACGGATGACCAGCTCCGGCAGATGCGCCGGGAAGCACCCGGAGAATTCCCGGGTGGTGTTGCGTTGTATGTCATGGGAAAGCGGGCTTGGAAAAAAGGGAATTACTTCCGGGCATCAAGGATCTTCAAGAATTTTATCGAACGTTTTCCGGGGCACCCCTTGCGGGATGAAGCGGATCGTTTTGTGGTGCAGGAAGGAAATCTTGAATCGATCCGGAACCTGCGCATTGGCTGCATTGTCCCGCAATCCGGGCCATTGAAAGGGGTCGGCCGTCAGGTGCTGCAGGGGGTTCGGCTTTCCCTGGACAATTTCAATACCCTTTTTGGGGAGGAAAAGGTTTCGCTGGCCGTCCGGGATTCAAAAGGTGATCCCCGGCGGGCGGCTTCCGAGATGACTTCACTCGCAAAGGATCCGAATGTCGTTTCCGTAATCGGGCCGGTGACGAGCCGGTCCGTGGTCGAGGCCTCGACGGTAGCGGACAAGAACGGCCTGCCGATGATTACCCCGACGGCCACGGCGGAAGGGATTGGGGATCTGGGAAAAGAGGTCTTCCGAAACGCCATGACCAATGAAGCACAGGCCCGGACAATCGCCCGCTTTGCCGTGGCACAGCGGGATCTCCATTCTTTCGCAGTTCTTTATCCGGACGACAATTACGGCAGGGAACTTGCGAAGCTGTTTGAAGAGGAAGTGAACAATCTGGGGGGAGAAGTCTTCTGCCGGATTTCCTACCCGAGAGGTGCTGTCGACTTCGGACCGGAGATCCGGAAGATCGTCGATGCCGACATTGCGGGGATCCTCTCCCGGTATTCCGACATGATCGACCTGACGGAATACCCCATGGAAGAGTGGCATAAAAATTATTACCCGAGTTTTGATGCTCTTTATATGCCGGGGTATGCGGATGATGTGGGGTTGATCGCACCGCAGCTTGCCTTTTATAATATCGAGCATGTCCAATTATTAGGAAGTCATAACTGGGATTCACCGGAACTGATCCACCGGGGAGAACGTTTTGTCGAAGGAGCGGTATTTACCGACGGTTTCTTTGCAGGAAGCAACCATACGGATATTGCGGAATTTGTGCAGGCATACCGCCATGCCTATGGAGAGGAACCGACTCTTTTTACCGCCCAGGCCTATGATGCAGCGGAAATGATTCTACAGGCACTGTTTCGGGGCGGGCGTACCCGTGATGACATCCGTCAGGGCCTGGAGTCCTTCCGGAATTACCCCGGCATTTCCGGCCTGACACGAGTCTTACCCAATGGAGAAATGGAGAAAGAACTCTTCCTGATTCAGGTACATAAAGGGTCTCTCGAACAGATCAACTAA
- a CDS encoding Fe-S-containing hydro-lyase, whose product MSGPIRLSTPLKDEEIAKLNIGDLVLLNGVAYTARDAAHQCILKTLREGGELPFDPAGQVIYYVGPAPEPPGRVIGSAGPTTAGRMDPYTPELLRLGLKGMVGKGQRSREVIQSMVEFRAVYFTAVGGAAALLSEKIKESRVIAYPELGPEAIRQIVFEDFPAIVANDIYGGDLFKTGWKRYRRQKKHKTV is encoded by the coding sequence ATGTCCGGACCGATTCGCTTGAGTACGCCGCTCAAGGATGAAGAAATTGCCAAGCTGAACATCGGGGACCTGGTTCTTCTGAATGGCGTCGCCTATACCGCCCGGGATGCCGCCCATCAATGTATACTCAAAACTCTCCGGGAGGGGGGTGAACTCCCCTTTGACCCGGCCGGCCAGGTGATCTACTATGTCGGACCTGCACCGGAACCCCCCGGCCGGGTCATCGGTTCCGCCGGTCCCACAACCGCCGGCCGTATGGATCCTTACACACCGGAGCTCCTCCGACTCGGATTGAAGGGAATGGTCGGAAAAGGTCAACGTTCCCGGGAAGTGATACAAAGTATGGTCGAGTTCCGGGCTGTCTATTTCACGGCCGTCGGAGGTGCGGCCGCTCTTCTTTCGGAAAAGATCAAAGAGAGTCGTGTGATTGCCTACCCGGAATTGGGTCCGGAAGCAATCCGGCAGATTGTCTTTGAAGATTTTCCTGCGATTGTCGCCAATGATATTTACGGCGGGGATCTTTTCAAAACGGGCTGGAAGCGCTACCGCAGACAGAAGAAACACAAAACGGTGTGA
- a CDS encoding fumarate hydratase — protein sequence MKEISFERIVETVRTTCIDANCIIEEDVASAIRHALETEESPISKKALEVILQNHDAAKKKRMPLCQDTGVAVFFIEIGQDVRIVGGVLEDAVNEGVRQGYADGYLRKSIVANPLTRRNTGDNTPAVIHYDLVPGDRLKILFCPKGGGSENMSSLSMLKPADGIEGVRRVVVSAVKKAGSNPCPPVIVGVGIGGTFEKCALLAKKALTRPLGSPSPKMELARLEESLLGEINKLGIGSMGLGGRVTALAVHIETFPCHIASLPVAVNLNCHASRHKEILF from the coding sequence ATGAAAGAAATCTCTTTTGAAAGGATCGTTGAGACGGTCCGGACAACCTGTATCGACGCCAACTGCATCATTGAAGAGGATGTGGCTTCCGCAATCCGTCATGCCCTGGAAACGGAAGAATCTCCTATCAGCAAGAAAGCCCTTGAAGTGATTCTTCAGAATCACGATGCGGCAAAGAAGAAACGGATGCCGCTCTGCCAGGATACGGGTGTGGCCGTTTTTTTTATCGAAATCGGTCAGGACGTCCGGATTGTGGGGGGCGTACTGGAAGACGCCGTCAACGAAGGGGTTCGGCAGGGATATGCCGACGGGTATCTCCGGAAGTCTATCGTTGCGAACCCATTGACTCGACGTAACACAGGAGACAATACCCCGGCGGTTATCCATTATGACCTGGTGCCGGGGGATCGGCTGAAAATCCTTTTCTGCCCCAAGGGAGGCGGTAGCGAGAATATGAGTTCTTTGTCCATGTTGAAACCTGCCGACGGGATAGAGGGCGTTCGTCGAGTGGTTGTCTCCGCAGTCAAGAAGGCGGGTTCCAATCCCTGTCCACCGGTTATCGTGGGCGTCGGGATCGGAGGAACCTTTGAGAAATGCGCTCTCCTGGCCAAGAAGGCTCTGACCCGTCCCCTTGGAAGTCCGAGCCCGAAGATGGAATTGGCACGGCTGGAAGAATCGCTCTTAGGAGAGATCAACAAACTCGGTATCGGTTCCATGGGACTGGGCGGGCGCGTCACCGCCCTCGCCGTCCATATTGAAACCTTTCCCTGCCATATCGCCTCTCTGCCTGTTGCGGTCAATCTCAATTGCCATGCTTCCCGTCACAAAGAAATCCTGTTCTGA